Proteins encoded by one window of Vigna radiata var. radiata cultivar VC1973A chromosome 5, Vradiata_ver6, whole genome shotgun sequence:
- the LOC106762205 gene encoding zinc finger protein GIS2, whose protein sequence is MSSDSRSRSRSRSRSPMDRKIRSDRFSYRDAPYRRDSRRGFSRDNLCKNCKRPGHYARECPNVAICHNCGLPGHIASECTTKSLCWNCKEPGHMASNCPNEGICHTCGKAGHRARECTAPPMPPGDLRLCNNCYKQGHIAAECTNEKACNNCRKTGHLARDCPNDPICNLCNVSGHVARQCPKANVIGDRSSGGGGGARGGGGGGYRDVICRNCQQLGHMSRDCMGPLMICHNCGGRGHLAYECPSGRFMDRYPRRY, encoded by the exons atgaGTTCAGACAGCCGCAGCAGGAGCCGGAGCAGAAGCAGGAGCCCAATGGACCGTAAGATCCGATCTGATCGATTTTCCTACCGTGATGCACCTTACAGGAGAGATTCACGTCGGGGTTTCAG CCGAGACAATCTGTGCAAGAACTGCAAGAGGCCTGGTCATTATGCAAGGGAATGCCCTAATGTTGCAATCTGCCACAACTGTGGCCTCCCTGG GCACATTGCTTCTGAATGTACCACAAAGTCACTCTGCTGGAACTGTAAAGAACCTGGCCACATGGCCAGTAATTGTCCAAATGAGGGAATTTGCCATACCTGTGGTAAAGCTGGACACCGTGCTAGGGAATGCACCGCTCCTCCAATGCCTCCTGGAGACTTAAGGTTGTGCAACAACTGTTATAAGCAGGGCCACATAGCAGCTGAATGTACGAATGAGAAGGCATGCAACAACTGTAGGAAGACAGGCCACTTGGCACGTGATTGTCCTAACGATCCTATTTGTAACTTGTGCAATGTTTCTGGGCATGTGGCTAGACAGTGTCCAAAAGCCAATGTTATTGGAGATCGCAGTAGTGGTGGAGGCGGTGGAGctcgtggtggtggtggtggtggttacCGGGATGTTATTTGCAGGAACTGTCAGCAATTAGGTCACATGAGCAGGGATTGCATGGGCCCCTTGATGATTTGCCACAATTGTGGAGGTCGTGGTCACCTGGCATATGAGTGCCCTTCAGGTCGGTTTATGGATCGCTACCCCAGGAGGTATTGA
- the LOC106761884 gene encoding codeine O-demethylase, with protein MAESGVVEIIGKPVEELLLNPRNLLKNYMYEEGGAGFRDALVPSQDDENVPVFDLLLLSSPSTAQRELAKLRHALHSWGCFQAINHGMENSFLDKVREVSKQFFQLPKEEKEKCAREPKDVEGYGNDVIYSANQRLDWTDRVYLKVLPEDQRKFKFWPQNPHDFRSTVLQYTESIKLLSEVILKAMAKSLNLEEDCFLNECGERGDTFLRLNHYPPCPLPDHVLGLKTHSDGSTITFLLQDNEVEGFQLLKDDKWFKVPIIPEAIVIIVGDQIEIMSNGNFQSPMHRAVVNAEKERLTVAMFFVPDSEKEIKVVDKLVKDSRPVLYKPVKNYVELYLKYYQQGKRAIETFKI; from the exons ATGGCAGAATCCGGTGTGGTAGAGATAATTGGCAAACCTGTCGAAGAACTGCTGCTGAATCCTCGAAATCTGCTAAAGAATTACATGTACGAGGAAGGTGGTGCTGGATTTCGCGATGCTCTTGTTCCATCACAAGATGATGAAAATGTTCCCGTGTttgatcttcttcttctctcatctCCATCTACAGCGCAACGAGAACTTGCTAAACTCCGCCATGCGCTTCATTCATGGGGCTGTTTTCAG GCAATAAACCATGGAATGGAAAACTCGTTTCTTGACAAAGTGAGAGAagtttcaaaacaattctttcaacttccaaaggaagaaaaggaaaaatgtgCAAGGGAACCAAAAGATGTTGAAGGGTATGGCAATGATGTAATATATTCAGCAAATCAAAGGCTTGATTGGACTGACAGAGTATACCTAAAGGTGCTGCCTGAAGACCAGAGGAAGTTCAAATTTTGGCCTCAAAACCCCCATGATTTCAG GAGTACTGTTTTACAGTATACTGAAAGCATAAAGCTGCTAAGTGAAGTAATTCTTAAAGCCATGGCAAAGTCACTGAACTTGGAAGAGGATTGCTTCCTGAATGAATGTGGAGAGAGAGGAGACACTTTTCTGAGATTGAACCACTACCCTCCATGTCCATTGCCTGATCATGTTCTCGGTTTGAAGACACATTCTGATGGTTCCACCATAACATTTCTGTTGCAAGACAATGAAGTAGAAGGTTTCCAACTCCTCAAAGATGATAAGTGGTTTAAAGTTCCTATCATCCCAGAAGCTATTGTCATTATTGTTGGTGATCAAATAGAG ATAATGAGCAATGGAAATTTCCAGAGTCCAATGCACAGGGCAGTGGTAAATGCAGAAAAGGAAAGGCTGACAGTGGCAATGTTCTTCGTTCCAGACTCAGAGAAAGAGATTAAAGTAGTGGATAAGCTCGTGAAGGATTCAAGGCCAGTGTTATACAAACCAGTGAAAAATTATGTTGAGTTATATCTCAAGTATTATCAGCAAGGCAAAAGGGCAATTGaaactttcaaaatttga
- the LOC106761885 gene encoding protein SRG1, with amino-acid sequence MAESGDVEIAGTPVQELVLNPQNMPKNYIYEEGGSGFRDALLPSQDDDIPVIDLHRLSSPFTAQQELAKLHHALHSWGCFQAINHGMESSFLDKVREVSKQFFELPKEEKKKCAREPNDIEGYGNDIIYSKQQRLDWTDRVYLKVLPEDQRQFKFWPQSPDDFRSTVLQYTESLRLLSEVILKAMAKSLNLEENSFLNETGERSNMFLRFNYYPPCPIPDHVLGVKPHADGSTITFLLQDKEVEGLQVLKDDQWFKVPIIPNALLINVGDQIEIMSNGIFRSPVHRVVINKEKERLTAAMFCIPDPEKVIKPLDKLVDETRPILYRPVKNYVEIYFQYYQQGKRPMEASKI; translated from the exons ATGGCGGAATCGGGCGACGTAGAGATAGCTGGGACACCCGTCCAAGAGTTGGTGTTGAATCCTCAAAATATGccaaaaaattacatttacgAGGAAGGTGGTTCTGGATTTCGAGATGCTCTTTTGCCATCACAGGATGACGATATTCCTGTGATCGATCTCCATCGCCTCTCATCTCCATTCACAGCACAACAAGAACTTGCAAAACTTCACCACGCACTCCATTCATGGGGCTGCTTTCAG GCAATAAACCATGGAATGGAAAGCTCATTTCTGGACAAGGTGAGGGAAGTTTCAAAGCAGTTCTTTGAACTTccaaaggaagaaaagaaaaaatgtgcaAGGGAACCAAACGATATCGAAGGATATGgaaatgatataatatattcaaaGCAGCAAAGGCTTGATTGGACTGACAGAGTGTACCTTAAGGTCCTACCTGAAGATCAGAGGCAGTTCAAATTTTGGCCTCAAAGCCCTGATGATTTCAG GAGTACTGTCCTACAATATACCGAAAGCCTAAGGCTGCTAAGTGAAGTAATCCTTAAGGCCATGGCTAAGTCATTGAATTTGGAAGAAAATTCCTTCCTAAATGAAACCGGAGAGAGATCTAATATGTTTCTGAGGTTTAACTATTACCCTCCATGTCCAATCCCTGATCATGTTCTAGGCGTCAAGCCACATGCAGATGGATCCACCATTACTTTTCTGTTGCAAGATAAAGAAGTAGAAGGCCTCCAAGTCCTCAAAGATGATCAGTGGTTTAAAGTTCCAATCATCCCTAATGCTCTCTTAATTAATGTTGGTGATCAAATAGAG ATAATGAGCAATGGGATTTTCCGGAGCCCTGTGCACAGGGTAGTGATAAATAAAGAGAAGGAAAGGCTAACAGCAGCAATGTTCTGCATCCCGGATCCAGAAAAAGTGATCAAACCGTTGGATAAGCTAGTGGACGAGACAAGGCCAATATTATACAGACCCGTCAAAAATTATGTTGAGATCTATTTCCAATATTACCAGCAAGGGAAGAGACCAATGGAAGCTTCAAAGATTTAG